The nucleotide sequence AAAGTTGTTCAAGCCAACTTTAAGTTTTGCATTAAGGTTTAAAAAAGGTGTTCTTGGAATTGGCATAGCTTCTATTGTTATGGGTGTTTTTCTGTTTTCAAGAATGGGAGCTGAGTTTATTCCACAATTAGATGAAGGTGATTTTGCAATTCAGTTTATCCGACCTGCTAACATCAGCACTGAAAACTCTGTAAAACTTCAAAGATTATCAGAAGGCATTATAAAAGAGTTTCCACAGGTTAAAGATGTGTTTGCAAGGACAGGTGCTGCTGAAGTTGCTACTGATCCAATGGGCGTAAATATCTCTGACTCTTATATTATGCTTAAAGATAAGAGTAAGTGGCCCCACGATGACCACATTCAGAACAAGAAAGACTTGATGAATGAAATCAAGGAAAAACTTGAGCTATATGTTCCGGGCCAAGTTCTCATGCTTTCTCAACCAGTAGAATTGCGCTTTAACGAACTTTTAGAAGGAACAAGAGCCGCGATTTCGGCAAAAGTGTTTGGTGACGATCTTGATAAGCTAATTTCATACTCAAAAGAGGTTGCTGAAATTGTTGGTGAAATAGATGGTGCTGGTGAAGCTGAATCCGAATCCAAAGGTAAATCACCAATGCTTCAATATACTCCGAAAGTAGAAGAATTAGCTCAGTTAGGCGTCACAGCGAGACCTGTTTTAGATGCAATTAGTACCGCAATTGGAGGTCGTGAAGTTGGTCATGTTTTTGATGGTGTAAAAAGGTTTCCAATTGTCACCCGTCTTTCAGAAGGTGAAAGAAAAGATGTTATGACCGTAAGAAAACTTCCAGTTGGTATTTCTGATGGCTTTACTGTTCCTATTGAACAAGTGGCAGATATAGATTTTGTTGAAACATTCTCTGCTGTTAGCCGTGAAAACTCTCAACGTAGAGTGGCTGTACTTGTTAATCCTGATACACGGGATATTGAGAGTTTTGTTAATAAAGCAAAAAAAGAGGTTGAAAGTAGAGTTAAGCTTCCTGAAGGCTACTTTATTGAATGGGGAGGAACATTTAAAAATCTTCAAAGTGCAAAGGAGAGACTTGGGATTCTTGTACCTCTGGCACTTCTTATGATTTTAGCTATGTTATATGCTGCATTTAAAAACTTTGCTCAAGTGATTTTGATTTTTACTTGTGCGCCAATGGCCTTAATCGGTGGTGTCTTATCATTAAATATAATGGGAATGCCTTTCAGCATTTCGGCAGGTGTTGGCTTTATTGCTCTTTCAGGAATAAGTATTCTAAACGGTGTTGTTCTAGTAACTTATTTTAATAGACTTATAAAGGATGGTAAGTCTCCAGACGAGGTAGTTAAAGAAGGTGCTATGACGAGATTGAGGCCAGTCTTAATGACGGCCCTAACAGACATCTTTGGATTTTTACCTATGATGTTTTCAACAGGTCTAGGAGCTGAAGTGCAAAAGCCTTTAGCAACCGTTGTTGTTGGAGGGATTATTTCGGCGACTCTTCTTACTTTGATTGTTCTTCCAAGTTTATATCGTCTATTTATTAAGTTCATGCAACCAGAGCTAAATAAGGAGGCGTATGGGGAATAGTCACTCTCATCACCATCATGGCAACAAGAATATACTTGTTGCCTTTTTCCTAAATGCAGGGTTTGCCGTAATAGAGCTAATCGGTGGATATTTAACAAATAGTGTTGCCATATATTCTGATGCTCTACATGACTTTGGTGATAGTTTAGCTTTACTTTTTTCTTATTTTGCTGAAAAGCTTAGCCACAAAGATGCTGATGATAATTTCACATTTGGCTATCGACGTTTTTCAATACTATCAGCTTTAATTAATGGAGTTATATTATTACTGGGAAGTATTTTTGTAATTTATGAAGCTTCACAGAGAATAATGGCCCCTGAAAAAGTGTCTCCTGAAGGAATGCTTGGTTTGGCGATATTAGGTATTTTAGTAAACTCATTTGCCGCTTACAGATTATCCAAGGATGATGGCATGAATACAAAAATGGTCATGTTCCATCTTTTAGAGGATTTACTCGGATGGGTTGCTGTACTTGTTGTCAGTATCGTCTTACTATTCAAGCCTTGGTATGTACTAGATTCAATACTTTCTATACTTATTTCTTTAGTTATACTTAGAGGTGTTTATAAGAACTTACTTAAAGTTGGTTTGATTTTTCTTCAAAAATTTCCTGATGAACTTGAATTTGAGCAATTGAAAAATGAAGTTATGGAACTTGACCTTGTAAATGATATACATGCTGTTAAAGGATGGTCTATTGATGATACAACATACTATTTGCGCTTTCATGTTCTTGTACCGGAAGAAACAAAGATTGGGACTGTTGACTCATTAAAGGTTAAGATAAAAGAAATTTTGAAGAAGTATAATGTAACTTACTCAACAATTGAGTTTGAATCTGAGAATGGTTGTGATGGTACTCATAGTGTGGAAGAGAAATGAAAAGGCTTGAGCTAAAAATACCTCCATTACTTGTGGCCCTTATATTTGGGGTCTTAATCTGGGCAATGCCAAGCATCTATGAAATAAGTAATTCGATGGTTTTAGATGTATTCTCAGGGGTATTGTTTTTGATCGGTTGCTTAGTCTCAGCTCTTGGAGTGTGGGAATTTAAGAAGCAGAAAACTACAGTGAATCCAATGTCTCCACAAGAAAGTAATAGTCTTGTTATAAGAGGAGTTTATAAATTTACAAGAAACCCTATGTATTTAGGATTTCTTCTTTGGCTGTTATCTCTTGGTGTCTTTCTAAGAAATCCTTATTCTCTAATACTGGCAGTGGGATTCGTTTTGTATATGAACTACTTTCAAATACTCCCCGAAGAACGAGTCTTAACAAATAGTTTCGGTGAAGATTACTTAGAGTATAAAAAATCAGTACGTCGATGGATATAATTACTAAAAAAGCAAAAGATACAATAATGAAAAAGACAAAAATAAAAATTCAAAAAATGGACTGTCCTTCAGAAATCAAAATGATCGAAGGAATTGTTGAAAAAATTGATCAAGAAATTAAAATGGAGTTTGATTTAGGAGATCGAACTGTAAGTTTTTACCATCGTTGTGATTTAAATCTAATTCTTCAGGGGTTAGAAAATATTTCACTGCCAGGAACACTTTTATCATCTGAAGATATCTTAGAAAGTGACGTTCCTGAAATTGCTCCAAGCGTTGAAGCAAAAACCTTAAAATACTTACTCGCCATTAATTTCACAATGTTTCTTGTTGAAATATTTTTGGGATTTTACGCAGAGTCGACGGGGTTGATTGCTGACGGATTAGATATGCTGGCAGATTCTTTTGTTTACGGTATTAGCCTATATGCTGTTGGCAAAAGTGTTCATGTTAAAAACAAAACAGCCTTCTTAAGTGGTGTTATGCAAATTTCATTAGGCTTATTATGTCTTGTTGAAGTAGGTCGAAAATTTTATTTTGGAAGTGAGCCTCTATCAAACTTTATGATAATCGTCTCAATTGTTGCTCTAATTGCAAATGTATGGTGTCTTACTCTTATTCATAAACATAAGGATGGGGAAGTGCATATGAAAGCCAGTTGGATATTTTCTGCCAATGATGTCATTGTAAATACAGGTGTTATTATATCTGGTGCTTTAGTTTACTTTTTCAAAACTAATATCCCTGACTTAATTATCGGTGGTCTTGTTTCACTTATTGTTATTAAGGGTGGATTAACAATTATTAAGCTCTCAAAGCCTCAAAAAGAGCAACCAAGTGAAAATCAAGATTGCTGTTCTGGTAAATGTAGCTAAAAGAGTTTTTAAGGAGCTTTTGTCAGCTTCTTAGTGAACACTTCAAGTGACGGAAGTCCTTTATGAACTTTGATTATAGCTTCTTTTTTAATAGCCTTGCTAGATAAGTTTAAAACCGTAGTCCCTGTAATTACTGTAAATAATATCGCAAGAAATATCTCAATTATCGCACGCATACTATTCCTCCCTTTTTTTAAGCTCTCGCTTAACAATGTCTTTTACTGTCGATGGATACCATGACCCACCGAGTTTAGTTGGTATGTTTTTATCGTTTAAGTATTCAGAGATTCGTTTAAATGAATAACCCTTTTCTCGAAGGGAAATCATCTTTTCAATTACCCTTTGCTCACCCTTATGAACTACACGCATAGTCCCAACAAGCTTTTCACCGAAGCGAAGAGTAGGTGCTTTAATCTCTTCTTTTTTGAATCCAAGGGCACGAGTTGCATCACTTATTGAAGAGCGAGGCCAGCCTGTTAATTTTGAAATTTCATGGCTAGAAAGGTCTTTTTCTAAGTACAGTTTCCGCAAAAGTTCTGAATTTTGGATGGGTTTATTGAAGAAATGTGCTATGATTACAGGTACATAATGTGGGGAGCTACAGAGTTCGCGTAGCATTGTCGAACCCCCACCAGACAAAACAAAAAATTAGGCCCTCAATCGAGGGTCTTTTTATATTAATAAATTCAATTACCTAGACGAAATGAGTTCTTTTTGTTCACTTTTTAAATCACCTAAAATCATCCAAAATCACTCTGATTGATGACTTTTGTAGTTGATGGCCGTAGTTCATCAAAAATCAACTACACGTGCGTAGTCATCATTATAAAGTGTATAATATCTCTTGAGACGGACATGGGCGAGACGGACGTGGGTGAGAGTGTGAAGAGTATTACCAAAAAAGAGAATTTTATTCAGCTTAGGGCAGAAGGCCTTAGTTTTGAAAAAATATCTCGCGAGTTAAATGTATCGAAAAAAACTCTGATAAACTGGAGTAGAGATTTTGAGTGCGATATCCAAAACATGAAGAGCTTAAGATTGGATATGCTACGTGAACGATATTTACGTGATATAGAGCAAAGATTAAAAATATATTGCAAGTTTCAGGAGAAAATTGAAAAAGAGTTACTTAGTCGTGACTTAAAAGATCTTTCAACAGACAAACTCTATCGAATTTTTGATCAGAATGAATCGAAAATTTCCGAGGGATTTAATGTCTTTTTTAAAGGTGAAGAGCCATTTTATGGACTAGGTAAAGCTAGGTTAATTGAGTGGCCAATTTAAGAGAAACTAAAAGGCCTCCAAAATTACACCTTTAATCTGATAATCTTATTCCTTTGATGTCGGATTCCAAAAAATCGGGATAATTCTTCTTATAAAAATCATGTTCTGGTTTTGTTATTGTGGTCCATTTATTTTGGAGATGATTGATATAGTCATCGAATTCTTGGCGAGAATTGCACCTTCCGATTGCTTTAATAAAATCTTTTTTGGGAGTTATCTCATTTTCAATAAAAAAATCCATAACTTTCTTATGTTGATCAGATAATTTTTTTATAATTGGGCCAACTGGATTTGAAACTACTATTCTCCATAAATCTCTTTTAAGAGTACGTACCCATTCATTATTATCTGGTTTTTCATCAGGAACAACACTTGGTCTGTAGAAGGCATTAATTCTCTTTGATTTTAAGAATTGATGAAATTCACCATTTTTTTTGAGGAACTCTCTGAGCCATTCCATTGAATTTCTTGAACCAGAAGAAAGTTCAATCGCTGTTATAAGAATAATTGCGAGTGGTTTTGGGATACGTTTTCTGCCACCATTGGCCACTATGTAATTATGCATATCATCTAGGTCTATATTACTCCACGGTTTTTCTATATTATTTGAGAGAAAATTTCCAAACTCTGATTGATGACAGATTAAGGCTTTTAGGGCGTTAATTTGGTTTTTATCCAGCATTATATTCTTTTAATTTAGTTTTTCGGTATTTTGTCCCACTCCCCAAACCAGGTAAATATTCCTTATCTTGGTAGCAGGTTCAGCATTGATAGCACATGACATGAGTTATAGCTAATCGTGTTTGGACATGTTTACTAGATGCAAATAAGTATCTGAATTTAAAGGAGCATTTGATGTTACAGAAGAATTGTAACCAGGGTGATTATTACCTTAGTAAAATGAGAAGAGCAGGTAGAAATGAAGTCTTTAATAAGATTGAAGAGATTTTGAGTTTTGATGTACTGAAGTATCAGTACGATTTATTAGAAATCAGGCTCAGTGAGTCATTTGAGACTACTAAAACGTCATATGAGTCAAGAGTCTTAAAGAAAATCAAAGAATCTTATAAGGGAGATATTTTCACCTCAATGTGGATCGGTAAAAGGAATATTGATATTTTTATTCCTGGGCTTAGAGGAAATACCTACGAACAAACTATTCAAAATATTACTAAAGCACGTTACTTCAAAGGACTAGCAATAGAAATAGACGGTTCGATTCATGATCAAGAATTTAAAATGAAAAAGGATTCGTCAAAGTATCGACAATTACATGCATTGGAAATTGGTCTACTGACGATCGAAAACAGAGACATAAAGCTAAATTTTATTCAGAAAATAATTCGAGGGTTAATCGACATGCCTAGGGTTGATTATCGGCAGAGAAGAAGACTTTTTAGAAATATTTTCATAACTACTCTTTTGGCACACTACACCGATGAAGAGTTAAACAATTTGTTCAAAACTAAACACTTAACGCACCTCTTCACGGAAAGTAGAAAAATAATTAAGTTGTAGGTAGGAAAATGAAGGAAAAGAAAGTAAACGAGTCCATCAGCTCTTTTACATTTGAATATAAGGAAATTTTGACGACTACTGAAGCCGCTTTTTATATGGGAAAGAGTGTTTCTTCATTTTTTAATGATGTAAGCAATGGAAAAATTCCATATTACAAGTTTGGTAGAAGTAATCGTTATTTAAAAAGTGAACTTAGAGAACTTCTTTTGTCTCAACCAAGAGGAGTTCGTAATGATAAAGTTCAATGAGAAGAAAAAATGTTTTGAGGTTTCTTATAGTAAAAGGCATCCTATTACGAGAAGGCCATATACATTAAGAAGAACTTCAATAAAAACAAAAGCAGAGGCCAAGAGGGTTGAAAGACGACTTGTAATTCTACTTGAGGACAAGTTTCGAAAAAAAGTCATTCCAACCTTTGAGATCTTGATGCGAGAATACATCGACTTTTTAAAAAACCAAGATGTATCACTAAAAACTGTAGAAAGTTACTTTTTGGGACTTAGGGCACATGCTTTGCCAGCTTGGAAAGATCGGATTATCGATACGATCTCTACAAATGAGATCAGGTCGTTAATACTGGAGAAAGTTGGAGATCGCTCAACAAGTCATCAAAAGAATGTTCTCAAATACATTCGAAGTGCATTTAATTATGCAATTGATGAAAACTACATTTCTCGTAATCCATCACCAAATATGAAGTTCAAGATCAAAAACAAGATTAAAGATGTTTTAACGGAGGAACAGGTTAGAATTCTTTTAAACATGGCCAAAGAGGTAGAATGTGAATGGTATCCAGTTTGGGCAACTGCTCTTTACACTGGAATGAGAAATGGAGAGTTGTACGCTCTTACTTGGGATAAAGTTGATCTCAAAAGGAAAGTCCTTAAAGTCGACTGTTCATGGAATAACAAAGACGGTTTTAAAGATACTAAGAGTGGGGATGACAGAATTGTGGGAATTGCTCCAGCTCTTCTTGAGGTATTCATGACTCTTAGGGCCAAAAATGAGGACTCAAATTTTGTACTTCCAAGAATAGATAAATGGGATAAAGGAGAACAGGCCAGTGAGCTTAGAAAGTTTCTTGAGGGTTTAGGTCTACCTCGTATAAGGTTTCATGATCTCAGGGCTACCTGGGCCACGATAATGCTCTCTAGAGGGATAGAGCCTATTAAAGTGATGCTTATGGGTGGATGGAAAGACTTAAAAACTATGCAATGCTACGTAAGAAAGGCCGGAGTAAGTTTAAATGGCATTACTGATGAGCTTAAATTGCATAATCCAAGTGTAGCGAAAACTCCATTAGTAGAGTTGTTTCGTTAAGCATATTAACATTTTGGGAAAGGAGTCCCTTATGTTTTTTTGTGTTTTAAAATGTAAGTCACCGAGAATTCAAATTATTAAGCCTGGGGCTGTTTTATATATCTTAATTCGATTTAGTCTCTTCCGATAAGTGGTTATCTTAACAATTTTACTTGGAGAGTTGTTTGAGTCAATCTGACTATACCAATTTGAAAGAAGTATTAGATATTTTAAAAAGATTACCTCTAAACTCTAGGGTTCCCTTTGGAAATGTTAAGATAGATAATTTATTTAAAAAGATCAATCAGTTGAATAGTGACTTGAAAGATGAAGTTCATAATAGGACCCAAATAACGCTAGAAGAAAATCATAAAGGAGAGGTGATTTTCTATAGATTGAATGAGCCTGATTTTGATTGGATTGAAAAAAGGTTGGAGCATTTTAAAACTAGATCAGCGAACAAAATAGAGTCAAAAAATAGATAAGGCTTTTTTGACTAAAATTTTTCAAATATGGAGAGTATATGCTTCTTGTGCGCTTTGTTGTTTTACTTTCTCTCTTATACTTGACTAGCTGTGCTCACAGTCTGAACCCATATAACGTTGATGTTGAGCCCAATTGGGTTGCACAGTTAAGATCTGGGGAGAATGCTTTAAAAGTGCAGCAAGGAGACAAGTATTACTTTAGAGCAATTTACTCTGGTGAAGAAAATTCAGAAAAGGTATGTCAATTTTCATTAGATAAAAATAGGGATTTCATAAAATCTAGTTATCCATTTGTTTCACAGATACCAATGACAATAGAAGTTGTGTATTATAGCGATAAGCTAAAAGATTGCTCAACGACAATTAGTATTTCCAAGCGACTTGTAGACAAAATGGATGAAGTTAAGGCCATTGAATCTGAATATGAAAAGTCTCTTGAAA is from Halobacteriovoraceae bacterium and encodes:
- a CDS encoding efflux RND transporter permease subunit, with protein sequence MINKVIEFSVNNRMFVFMATLLLIVFGLKSFQELSIDAVPDITNTQVQINSQVKGLVPEEVERMVTFPIEYSMNGIPGVETIRSISRYGISQVTVIFKEGTDIYKARQLASEKLQNIELPAGVVPEMGPISTGLGEIFHYTIEAKSPEKDEEKRLLQLMELRSIQDWYIKPRLLTVKGVTEVNTIGGYEKQFFIQPRIDQMSKFGLHFDDIEAAIENTNLNVGGGYIQQTGEQLLVRGVGLLKGIKDIENVVVKRLSSYQVIKIKDIAQVKFDKEIRTGAATVNGEESIIGTAFMLLGENSRAVAQRVSSKLEDVKKDLPEWVELKVLYDRSNMVNATLSTVEHNLLMGAGLVMVFLLLLVGNLRAAIITSLMIPVSLLMTFILMRWQNVSGNLMSLGALDFGIIVDGAVIVIENCVHRLQKKGEELGRELSRAEVKQLVIDSAIEIRSAAGFGELIVITVFIPLFALTGVEGKMFGPMAMTFIMALGSALLLSFTVVPALAATFLSGKTRDKKPFLMGMAEKLFKPTLSFALRFKKGVLGIGIASIVMGVFLFSRMGAEFIPQLDEGDFAIQFIRPANISTENSVKLQRLSEGIIKEFPQVKDVFARTGAAEVATDPMGVNISDSYIMLKDKSKWPHDDHIQNKKDLMNEIKEKLELYVPGQVLMLSQPVELRFNELLEGTRAAISAKVFGDDLDKLISYSKEVAEIVGEIDGAGEAESESKGKSPMLQYTPKVEELAQLGVTARPVLDAISTAIGGREVGHVFDGVKRFPIVTRLSEGERKDVMTVRKLPVGISDGFTVPIEQVADIDFVETFSAVSRENSQRRVAVLVNPDTRDIESFVNKAKKEVESRVKLPEGYFIEWGGTFKNLQSAKERLGILVPLALLMILAMLYAAFKNFAQVILIFTCAPMALIGGVLSLNIMGMPFSISAGVGFIALSGISILNGVVLVTYFNRLIKDGKSPDEVVKEGAMTRLRPVLMTALTDIFGFLPMMFSTGLGAEVQKPLATVVVGGIISATLLTLIVLPSLYRLFIKFMQPELNKEAYGE
- a CDS encoding cation transporter, translating into MGNSHSHHHHGNKNILVAFFLNAGFAVIELIGGYLTNSVAIYSDALHDFGDSLALLFSYFAEKLSHKDADDNFTFGYRRFSILSALINGVILLLGSIFVIYEASQRIMAPEKVSPEGMLGLAILGILVNSFAAYRLSKDDGMNTKMVMFHLLEDLLGWVAVLVVSIVLLFKPWYVLDSILSILISLVILRGVYKNLLKVGLIFLQKFPDELEFEQLKNEVMELDLVNDIHAVKGWSIDDTTYYLRFHVLVPEETKIGTVDSLKVKIKEILKKYNVTYSTIEFESENGCDGTHSVEEK
- a CDS encoding isoprenylcysteine carboxylmethyltransferase family protein, with product MKRLELKIPPLLVALIFGVLIWAMPSIYEISNSMVLDVFSGVLFLIGCLVSALGVWEFKKQKTTVNPMSPQESNSLVIRGVYKFTRNPMYLGFLLWLLSLGVFLRNPYSLILAVGFVLYMNYFQILPEERVLTNSFGEDYLEYKKSVRRWI
- a CDS encoding cation diffusion facilitator family transporter, encoding MKKTKIKIQKMDCPSEIKMIEGIVEKIDQEIKMEFDLGDRTVSFYHRCDLNLILQGLENISLPGTLLSSEDILESDVPEIAPSVEAKTLKYLLAINFTMFLVEIFLGFYAESTGLIADGLDMLADSFVYGISLYAVGKSVHVKNKTAFLSGVMQISLGLLCLVEVGRKFYFGSEPLSNFMIIVSIVALIANVWCLTLIHKHKDGEVHMKASWIFSANDVIVNTGVIISGALVYFFKTNIPDLIIGGLVSLIVIKGGLTIIKLSKPQKEQPSENQDCCSGKCS
- a CDS encoding recombinase family protein, with translation MLRELCSSPHYVPVIIAHFFNKPIQNSELLRKLYLEKDLSSHEISKLTGWPRSSISDATRALGFKKEEIKAPTLRFGEKLVGTMRVVHKGEQRVIEKMISLREKGYSFKRISEYLNDKNIPTKLGGSWYPSTVKDIVKRELKKREE
- a CDS encoding helix-turn-helix domain-containing protein is translated as MKSITKKENFIQLRAEGLSFEKISRELNVSKKTLINWSRDFECDIQNMKSLRLDMLRERYLRDIEQRLKIYCKFQEKIEKELLSRDLKDLSTDKLYRIFDQNESKISEGFNVFFKGEEPFYGLGKARLIEWPI
- a CDS encoding helix-turn-helix domain-containing protein, with translation MKEKKVNESISSFTFEYKEILTTTEAAFYMGKSVSSFFNDVSNGKIPYYKFGRSNRYLKSELRELLLSQPRGVRNDKVQ
- a CDS encoding site-specific integrase, with amino-acid sequence MIKFNEKKKCFEVSYSKRHPITRRPYTLRRTSIKTKAEAKRVERRLVILLEDKFRKKVIPTFEILMREYIDFLKNQDVSLKTVESYFLGLRAHALPAWKDRIIDTISTNEIRSLILEKVGDRSTSHQKNVLKYIRSAFNYAIDENYISRNPSPNMKFKIKNKIKDVLTEEQVRILLNMAKEVECEWYPVWATALYTGMRNGELYALTWDKVDLKRKVLKVDCSWNNKDGFKDTKSGDDRIVGIAPALLEVFMTLRAKNEDSNFVLPRIDKWDKGEQASELRKFLEGLGLPRIRFHDLRATWATIMLSRGIEPIKVMLMGGWKDLKTMQCYVRKAGVSLNGITDELKLHNPSVAKTPLVELFR